A part of Streptomyces sp. DSM 40750 genomic DNA contains:
- a CDS encoding sigma-54-dependent Fis family transcriptional regulator has protein sequence MEPVESVEPLETPRPSPTVSALGLDRRIPHLNPVRERARFLEGGDFSSSAVRPPILDSWQRSRFFGVDADRIQAPYNADFDPHSRLATAARPVLDRLSDALQGTPMCLILTDSKGRVRERRTGDRALHRHLDDISLAPGFSYAEEYVGTNGIGTAAEDGRTAQVFGSEHFSERLQRVSCAAAPIRNPVSGRVLGLIDLTSWQHTASPLMVALVQEAAADIEERLLDIGSERERAALRAFLTSRQSSRRALVTLTDGLLLADAAATEMLGPADHRRLRELAADPSGLREQRMLLSDGRTVQLRGRQVEGDEPGGHPAAYLIELRLVAERDESGRHPVVRPPRLAGISGSSPVFRGVISQLIRHCEHGRWTLVEGEAGTGKQALVRAVHRHVAPAAPIGVHDAADARGGAAPWLRAVFQDLAEDRGTVVLRHLDLLSAHVLGQLDGVLRTTAGRSGWVAALLTHDRPRLPGAGAEALPDADRVAASRQADPVAAVRARFGAEVTVPPLRHRTADIPALVACLLARHGGDSGGVRCTDDALRALSRAPWPGNVRQLDGSLRYAQAHRSGPLIEESDLPPSLLSQAQHPLSAWESTERDLIVQSLLDHGGDKAKAAKALGISRATIYRKITAFGIRLGPEKG, from the coding sequence ATGGAACCTGTGGAATCCGTGGAACCCCTGGAGACGCCGAGGCCGTCGCCCACCGTCTCCGCGCTCGGCCTGGATCGTCGCATCCCGCACCTCAACCCCGTCCGTGAGCGGGCCCGGTTCCTGGAGGGCGGGGACTTCTCGTCCTCCGCGGTGCGCCCGCCCATCCTCGACTCCTGGCAGCGCTCCCGCTTCTTCGGCGTGGACGCCGACCGCATCCAGGCCCCCTACAACGCAGACTTCGACCCGCACTCCCGGCTCGCCACGGCCGCCCGCCCCGTCCTCGACCGGCTCTCCGACGCGCTCCAGGGCACCCCGATGTGCCTCATCCTGACGGACTCCAAGGGGCGCGTGCGTGAGCGCAGGACCGGCGACCGGGCGCTGCACCGGCATCTCGACGACATCAGCCTCGCGCCCGGCTTCAGCTACGCCGAGGAGTACGTGGGCACGAACGGCATCGGCACCGCGGCCGAGGACGGCCGTACGGCACAGGTCTTCGGCTCGGAGCACTTCTCCGAACGGCTGCAGCGGGTGTCGTGCGCGGCGGCGCCCATCCGCAACCCGGTCAGTGGTCGGGTGCTCGGCCTGATCGATCTGACGTCCTGGCAGCACACCGCCTCGCCGCTGATGGTGGCGCTGGTCCAGGAGGCCGCCGCCGACATCGAGGAGCGGCTGCTCGACATCGGTTCGGAACGCGAACGGGCGGCACTGCGCGCCTTCTTGACGTCCCGTCAGAGTTCGCGCAGGGCGCTGGTCACGCTCACCGACGGATTGCTGCTCGCCGACGCGGCCGCGACGGAGATGCTCGGCCCGGCCGACCACCGGCGGCTGCGGGAACTCGCCGCCGATCCGTCCGGGCTGCGCGAGCAGCGGATGCTCCTCAGCGACGGGCGAACCGTGCAGCTGAGGGGCCGCCAGGTGGAGGGTGATGAGCCCGGCGGACATCCGGCCGCGTATCTCATCGAACTGCGGCTGGTCGCGGAGCGGGACGAGTCCGGCCGGCACCCCGTGGTCCGTCCGCCGCGGTTGGCCGGCATCAGCGGTTCGAGCCCCGTGTTCCGTGGCGTCATCAGCCAGTTGATCCGCCACTGCGAGCACGGACGCTGGACGCTGGTGGAGGGGGAAGCGGGCACCGGCAAACAGGCGCTGGTCCGGGCCGTGCACCGGCATGTGGCGCCCGCGGCGCCGATCGGCGTGCACGACGCGGCGGACGCGAGGGGCGGCGCGGCGCCGTGGCTGCGAGCCGTCTTCCAGGATCTCGCCGAGGACCGCGGCACGGTGGTGCTCCGGCATCTCGATCTGCTGTCCGCGCACGTACTCGGACAGCTCGACGGGGTGCTGCGCACCACGGCCGGGCGCTCCGGCTGGGTGGCCGCGCTGCTCACCCATGACCGGCCCAGGCTGCCCGGCGCGGGTGCCGAAGCGCTGCCGGATGCCGACAGGGTGGCCGCGTCTCGGCAGGCGGATCCCGTCGCCGCGGTGCGGGCGCGGTTCGGGGCCGAGGTCACCGTCCCGCCGCTGCGACACCGTACGGCCGACATCCCCGCGCTCGTGGCCTGCCTGCTGGCCCGGCATGGTGGCGACAGCGGAGGCGTCCGGTGTACGGACGACGCGTTGCGGGCCCTGTCCCGGGCGCCTTGGCCAGGGAACGTCCGCCAACTCGACGGCTCGCTCCGCTACGCGCAGGCGCACCGTTCGGGCCCCTTGATCGAGGAGTCCGACCTCCCGCCGTCCCTTCTCTCCCAGGCTCAACACCCCTTGTCCGCCTGGGAGTCCACGGAACGCGACCTGATCGTCCAGTCCCTCCTCGACCACGGCGGAGACAAGGCGAAGGCGGCGAAGGCGCTGGGGATCTCCCGGGCGACGATCTACCGCAAGATCACGGCGTTCGGGATCCGGCTGGGGCCGGAGAAGGGGTGA
- a CDS encoding DUF677 domain-containing protein — MAKQSWGHRERLLAMGGFGVLLAVCGVVATVAGAPAGPGVALTGAVLGCWEACGLWLGNAWTQGARKGTRR, encoded by the coding sequence ATGGCGAAACAGTCGTGGGGGCACCGAGAACGGCTGCTGGCCATGGGCGGGTTCGGGGTCCTGCTGGCGGTGTGCGGTGTGGTGGCGACGGTGGCGGGTGCCCCGGCCGGTCCCGGAGTCGCCCTCACGGGTGCCGTACTCGGCTGTTGGGAGGCGTGCGGCCTGTGGCTGGGGAACGCCTGGACCCAGGGAGCGAGGAAGGGCACACGACGCTGA
- a CDS encoding sensor histidine kinase: protein MLPAGFPACHRGRARLRRIQERLSLRNRLVLSHVMVLLLALLAMAAISALIEVWLGFDDVEGDVVLQIGLLFGVAAAFPASVALSRFLLRPLDRVRAATRRLAEGHYDDILELPSEPGLAALVEDVNTLAAALADTQRRRARLISEVAHEMRTPITLLRGQIEGMADGIFIPDEAMFASLADDLHRLQRLAGDLSSLSRSEEAAFDLHRKPTDVATLARATAERLRPQYDDQRVTLAVDAGTPVVAFCDPDRITQVLVNLLGNALAACDRYGQVALSVHTGPSPVHRVIVRVTDDGIGIAEHDLERIFHRFERLDHPGRPAAVGGSGIGLTIARGIARAHGGDITAQSAGLGKGATFTLRLPQEPAPEGGMPQVSR from the coding sequence ATGCTTCCCGCCGGCTTCCCGGCCTGCCACAGGGGTCGTGCGCGGCTGCGCCGAATCCAGGAGCGGCTGTCGCTCCGCAACCGGCTGGTGCTCTCGCACGTCATGGTGCTCCTCCTGGCCCTGCTGGCCATGGCGGCAATCAGCGCGCTGATCGAGGTGTGGCTCGGGTTCGACGACGTCGAAGGCGACGTGGTCCTGCAGATCGGCCTCCTGTTCGGAGTGGCCGCGGCCTTCCCGGCGTCCGTCGCCCTGTCCCGGTTTCTGCTGCGTCCGCTCGACCGGGTGCGCGCAGCCACGCGCCGGCTCGCCGAGGGGCACTACGACGACATCCTCGAACTCCCCAGCGAGCCGGGCCTGGCAGCGCTGGTCGAAGACGTCAACACACTGGCGGCAGCCCTCGCCGACACCCAACGCCGCCGCGCCCGCCTGATCTCCGAGGTCGCCCACGAGATGCGCACCCCCATCACCCTCCTACGCGGCCAGATCGAGGGCATGGCCGACGGCATCTTCATCCCCGATGAGGCGATGTTCGCCTCCCTCGCCGACGACCTTCACCGGCTGCAGCGCCTGGCGGGCGACCTCTCCAGCCTGTCCCGGTCGGAGGAGGCCGCCTTCGATCTTCACCGCAAGCCCACCGACGTGGCCACGCTGGCGCGGGCCACGGCCGAGCGACTGCGCCCCCAGTACGACGACCAGAGGGTGACCCTCGCGGTGGACGCAGGCACACCCGTCGTCGCCTTCTGCGACCCGGACCGGATCACCCAGGTCCTGGTGAACCTGCTCGGCAACGCACTGGCCGCATGCGATCGGTACGGACAGGTGGCGCTGTCCGTGCACACCGGACCGTCTCCCGTGCACCGCGTGATCGTCCGCGTCACGGACGACGGCATCGGCATCGCCGAACACGACCTCGAACGCATCTTCCACCGCTTCGAACGCCTTGATCATCCCGGCCGACCCGCTGCCGTCGGCGGCAGCGGCATCGGCCTGACCATCGCGCGGGGCATCGCCCGAGCCCACGGCGGAGACATCACCGCGCAATCCGCCGGGCTGGGCAAGGGAGCAACGTTCACCTTGCGCCTACCGCAGGAACCCGCCCCCGAGGGCGGCATGCCTCAGGTCTCCCGCTGA
- a CDS encoding response regulator transcription factor — MSTQRVLVVDDEPKIRMTVRGYLEADGFHVVEAADGPSALQSVTRDRPDLVVLDVMLPGLDGFQVLRRIREASQIPVIMLTARDEEVDRLIGFTTGSDDYVTKPFSPRELALRVRAILRRTDSRPEAAHEDDMLRFDGLTVDPGTRTVLVDADRTVELSALDFDLLLALARAPGRVFTRRGLLTQVWGEDFFGDERVVDVHIRTLRRALGDDASTPRFVGTVRTIGYRFIGRPA, encoded by the coding sequence ATGAGTACGCAGCGCGTTCTGGTCGTCGATGACGAACCCAAGATCCGCATGACCGTGCGCGGCTACCTGGAGGCGGACGGGTTCCACGTCGTCGAAGCCGCGGACGGACCGTCCGCCCTGCAGTCCGTCACCCGCGACCGGCCGGACCTCGTGGTGCTCGATGTGATGCTCCCCGGGCTGGACGGATTCCAGGTCCTGCGCCGCATCCGGGAGGCGAGCCAGATCCCGGTGATCATGCTCACCGCCCGGGACGAGGAGGTCGACCGGCTGATCGGCTTCACCACCGGCAGCGACGACTACGTCACCAAGCCGTTCAGCCCCCGCGAACTGGCCCTGCGCGTGCGCGCCATCCTGCGGCGCACCGACAGCCGCCCCGAGGCGGCCCACGAGGACGACATGCTGCGCTTCGACGGACTGACTGTCGATCCCGGGACACGGACCGTCCTCGTCGACGCCGACCGGACGGTGGAGCTGTCCGCCCTCGACTTCGATCTGCTGCTCGCGCTGGCCCGGGCCCCTGGGCGGGTCTTCACCCGGCGCGGACTGCTGACCCAAGTATGGGGCGAGGACTTCTTCGGTGACGAGCGCGTCGTGGACGTACACATCCGCACTCTGCGGCGCGCGCTGGGCGACGACGCGAGCACACCCCGGTTCGTAGGTACCGTCCGCACCATCGGTTACCGGTTCATCGGGCGCCCCGCCTAG
- a CDS encoding glycosyltransferase translates to MDAMAAGEPVVAADAMALPHLVHPGRNGYLFPTGDVRAPADRLMELLDDPGGTASDGRGREIATGHDIHRTLAAFEAFSLHAAGHPRPRRPSPSHFGDGKRAR, encoded by the coding sequence ATGGATGCCATGGCCGCGGGCGAGCCCGTCGTCGCGGCCGACGCGATGGCCCTGCCGCACCTGGTCCACCCCGGCCGCAACGGCTACCTCTTCCCGACCGGTGACGTGCGCGCCCCCGCCGACCGCCTCATGGAGCTGCTCGACGACCCGGGCGGCACGGCGTCGGATGGGCGAGGCCGGGAGATCGCCACCGGCCACGACATCCACCGTACGCTGGCCGCGTTCGAGGCCTTCTCCCTCCATGCCGCCGGTCACCCGCGGCCACGACGGCCCTCCCCTTCCCACTTCGGCGATGGAAAGCGAGCACGATGA
- a CDS encoding amidohydrolase family protein, with protein MIEGASAAALVTAAAATVPAAMAAPEAAPSGPGLPKGNWRIDTHAHYAPDVYNDYLKRYGLLGAITGAYGPWSVDRHLAFMDQYRIQASVLSFGDLQVTVGPIDDRRATARAVNDYARDLVQTRGDRFGIFAVTPMPDIEGSVAEVDRALGELDLDGICLLTNYKGTYLGDPSFAPLYEILNDRGAYVYVHPTGPEANPAPKLCFGPDIPAGNNVFEYTFDATRAMTSLIYNGVLRDYPNIRWHFTHCGGALPFLAYRLATRHSAFPPFNEVLPEGPLTYISRMYFDDAQAFTAAQLQPLSSLVPADHIMFGSDWPATRHLYAADNVETMPFLKGSLPLLKAGDPEPTVDEIYSRRQRIALERTNALEQFPKLRARIRRAGSR; from the coding sequence ATGATCGAAGGGGCATCGGCCGCAGCGCTTGTCACGGCGGCGGCGGCCACGGTGCCGGCCGCCATGGCTGCTCCGGAGGCGGCACCGTCCGGCCCGGGGCTGCCGAAGGGCAACTGGCGTATCGACACCCACGCGCACTACGCACCCGACGTGTACAACGACTACCTGAAGCGCTATGGCTTGCTCGGCGCCATTACCGGGGCGTACGGTCCGTGGTCGGTCGATCGGCACCTGGCCTTCATGGACCAGTACCGGATTCAGGCCAGCGTCCTGTCGTTCGGCGACCTCCAGGTCACCGTCGGCCCGATCGACGACCGGCGTGCCACCGCCCGCGCGGTCAACGACTACGCCCGCGACCTCGTGCAGACCCGTGGTGACCGGTTCGGAATCTTCGCGGTCACTCCGATGCCCGACATCGAGGGCTCGGTGGCCGAGGTGGACCGCGCGCTCGGCGAACTGGATCTCGACGGCATCTGTCTGCTCACCAACTACAAAGGCACCTACCTGGGGGACCCTTCATTCGCGCCTCTGTACGAGATCCTCAATGACCGCGGTGCCTACGTCTACGTCCACCCGACGGGTCCGGAGGCGAACCCGGCTCCGAAGCTCTGCTTCGGCCCCGACATCCCGGCCGGGAACAACGTCTTCGAGTACACCTTCGACGCGACCCGTGCGATGACGAGCCTGATCTACAACGGTGTGTTGCGGGACTACCCGAACATCCGCTGGCACTTCACGCACTGCGGCGGGGCGCTGCCGTTCCTGGCCTACCGGCTCGCGACCCGGCACTCGGCCTTCCCGCCGTTCAACGAAGTGCTGCCGGAAGGCCCCCTCACCTACATCTCGCGGATGTACTTCGACGACGCACAGGCGTTCACCGCCGCGCAGTTGCAGCCGCTGTCGTCGCTGGTGCCCGCCGACCACATCATGTTCGGCAGCGACTGGCCGGCGACCCGCCACCTCTACGCGGCCGACAACGTCGAGACGATGCCCTTCCTCAAGGGCAGCCTGCCGCTTCTCAAGGCAGGCGATCCCGAACCGACCGTGGACGAGATCTACAGCCGGCGCCAGCGGATCGCTCTCGAGCGGACCAACGCCCTTGAGCAGTTCCCGAAGCTGCGGGCGCGTATACGCCGCGCCGGCTCGCGCTGA
- a CDS encoding TetR/AcrR family transcriptional regulator: MKQPLHRRLPTPGNPRVQRTRNRVLAVARELLPQVGPAGLTYALLAERAEVTRQTLYRHWPTRAALLFDLVLEGPDLGTYPEPGSDVGAVATAWLKSLRAGVSVPAVRTAALAITAQADHDPDSARALVRIGEDRYAGFNRLLAPSGVEISEDEFTLLYGPVLARLFLDRGQVTDAFIDAVVTQWLTMLRRADTPQDSQQ; encoded by the coding sequence ATGAAGCAGCCCCTCCATCGCCGTCTGCCGACCCCGGGCAACCCGCGCGTGCAGCGCACCCGCAACCGCGTGCTGGCCGTCGCGCGAGAACTGCTGCCTCAGGTCGGACCGGCCGGCCTGACCTATGCCCTGCTGGCCGAGCGGGCAGAGGTCACCCGCCAGACCCTCTACCGGCACTGGCCCACCCGAGCCGCGCTGCTCTTCGACCTCGTCCTCGAAGGCCCCGACCTCGGCACCTATCCCGAACCGGGCAGCGACGTGGGCGCCGTGGCCACCGCCTGGCTGAAGAGCCTGCGCGCCGGGGTCAGCGTGCCGGCCGTGCGAACCGCGGCTCTGGCCATCACCGCCCAGGCCGACCACGACCCCGACAGTGCTCGGGCACTCGTCCGCATCGGCGAAGACCGCTACGCCGGTTTCAACAGGCTGCTGGCGCCTTCGGGCGTCGAGATCAGCGAAGACGAGTTCACCCTGCTGTACGGGCCCGTCCTCGCACGGCTCTTCCTCGACCGCGGCCAGGTCACCGACGCCTTCATCGACGCCGTCGTGACCCAGTGGCTCACCATGCTGCGGCGTGCCGACACACCGCAGGACTCCCAGCAGTAG
- a CDS encoding alpha/beta fold hydrolase yields the protein MSPRNLLAPTFARTRLGSGPGLLLAHGAGSSLAGTYGPVLEALAARHTVVGIDYPGSGDTPRSTAPLSVDDLADQLIAAADAEGLDRFAVSGFSLGGPVAIRAAARHPQRVTALVLTAAFPHRDNRLALASSVWSKIAASGDRELLAEFQLLMALGTQALESMPTEQLRQTLGYVAATAADGSSEQTDLVGQVDVRDDLAAIKVPTLVISTTDDRLTSTALHRHLAETIPGAQLVDIATGHLPMLERTEEWLQLITDFLGNHNA from the coding sequence ATGTCACCTCGCAACCTGCTCGCACCCACGTTCGCCCGTACGCGCCTCGGTTCCGGCCCCGGCCTACTCCTCGCCCACGGTGCCGGCAGCAGCCTGGCCGGCACCTACGGCCCCGTCCTGGAAGCTCTCGCCGCCCGCCACACCGTCGTCGGCATCGACTACCCCGGCAGCGGCGACACCCCCCGCTCCACCGCCCCGCTGTCCGTCGACGACCTCGCCGACCAGCTCATCGCCGCCGCCGACGCCGAGGGCCTCGACCGCTTCGCCGTGTCCGGCTTCTCCCTCGGCGGCCCGGTCGCCATCCGAGCCGCCGCCCGCCACCCCCAGCGCGTCACCGCACTCGTCCTGACCGCCGCCTTCCCGCACCGCGACAACCGGCTCGCTCTCGCCTCCTCGGTCTGGAGCAAGATCGCCGCGTCCGGCGACCGCGAGCTGCTCGCCGAGTTCCAGCTCCTGATGGCCCTCGGCACCCAGGCGCTGGAGTCCATGCCGACCGAGCAACTGCGGCAGACCCTCGGCTACGTCGCCGCCACCGCGGCCGACGGCAGCTCCGAACAGACCGACCTTGTCGGCCAGGTCGATGTCCGGGACGACCTCGCCGCCATCAAGGTCCCGACCCTGGTCATCTCGACCACCGACGACCGGCTCACCTCCACCGCCCTGCACCGCCACCTCGCCGAGACCATCCCCGGCGCGCAACTCGTGGACATCGCCACCGGCCACCTGCCGATGCTCGAGCGGACCGAGGAATGGCTGCAGCTCATCACCGACTTCCTCGGCAATCACAACGCCTGA
- a CDS encoding antibiotic biosynthesis monooxygenase family protein, whose amino-acid sequence MLSFGHLDESTQFRDQQKEKAGPVTIINTFVAPEGKEDEVVAAWADDAEYMKKSGSLLSVQLYRGIGGSRLFTNVAVWKSTEHLRAALGTPEFASHLERYPAGTVAYPHLYQKFAVEGVCEGE is encoded by the coding sequence ATGCTTAGTTTCGGCCACCTCGACGAGTCCACCCAATTCCGCGACCAGCAGAAGGAGAAGGCCGGCCCGGTCACCATTATCAACACGTTTGTCGCCCCGGAAGGCAAGGAGGATGAGGTGGTGGCCGCCTGGGCGGACGACGCGGAGTACATGAAGAAGTCGGGGAGCCTTCTTTCGGTGCAGCTGTACCGGGGCATCGGCGGCAGCCGGCTTTTCACCAACGTCGCGGTCTGGAAATCCACCGAGCACCTCCGTGCAGCCCTCGGCACGCCGGAGTTCGCCTCGCACCTGGAGCGCTACCCTGCCGGCACCGTGGCCTACCCGCATCTGTACCAGAAGTTCGCTGTCGAGGGCGTCTGCGAAGGCGAATGA
- a CDS encoding alpha/beta hydrolase translates to MSASANYGGRTARWRTKAEKRARTMVKTVSFRNKAVEISGHLHLPDNFREDEKFPALVGVHPAGGVKEQTIGAYAKRLAAQGFVTVVYDSSYQGESGGEPRLLEDPATRVEDARCAADFLTTLPFVDSERIGVFGICAGGGYAISAAQTERRFKAVATVSAAPMGEGSRGFLGHMSPVAEQIGTLEMVAKQRTAEARGGTPLYATFVPETLEEIDENTPDLLREGYDYYRTPRGRHPNSKGRFLLTSMDKMFAFSAFDQIPTLLTQPMLLVVGSKADTKVFSDQAYELSKGPKELFVVEGATHIAMYDVPEYVDQAITKMVEFFAVL, encoded by the coding sequence ATCTCGGCTTCGGCGAATTATGGCGGAAGGACCGCCCGGTGGCGGACCAAGGCCGAGAAAAGGGCAAGAACCATGGTCAAAACTGTTTCCTTCAGGAACAAGGCAGTAGAAATTTCGGGACACCTTCACCTGCCGGACAACTTCAGGGAAGACGAGAAATTTCCGGCCCTCGTCGGCGTTCATCCGGCTGGGGGAGTAAAGGAACAGACCATCGGAGCCTACGCCAAGAGGCTCGCTGCGCAGGGATTTGTTACCGTGGTTTATGACTCCTCATACCAGGGAGAGAGCGGCGGCGAACCTCGCCTCTTGGAAGACCCGGCGACCAGAGTGGAAGACGCCCGCTGCGCAGCCGACTTTCTTACCACTCTTCCGTTCGTCGACTCCGAACGAATAGGAGTTTTTGGCATTTGCGCCGGGGGCGGCTACGCAATCAGCGCAGCACAGACCGAACGCCGCTTCAAGGCAGTAGCCACCGTCAGCGCAGCTCCCATGGGCGAAGGTTCCAGAGGCTTTCTGGGACATATGTCCCCGGTGGCCGAGCAGATCGGCACGCTGGAGATGGTTGCCAAACAGCGCACGGCGGAAGCGAGGGGAGGCACACCTCTCTACGCCACGTTTGTTCCAGAAACGCTGGAGGAGATCGACGAAAACACACCGGACCTCCTGCGTGAAGGATACGACTACTACAGGACGCCCCGAGGTCGACATCCCAATTCCAAGGGCCGCTTCCTGCTGACCAGCATGGACAAGATGTTCGCCTTCTCGGCGTTCGACCAAATTCCAACATTGCTGACCCAACCGATGCTCCTCGTCGTAGGGAGCAAGGCAGACACAAAGGTGTTCAGCGACCAGGCGTACGAGCTTTCCAAGGGGCCGAAGGAGTTGTTCGTCGTCGAAGGTGCGACTCATATCGCGATGTACGACGTGCCCGAGTACGTGGATCAAGCGATCACTAAAATGGTGGAGTTCTTTGCTGTCCTTTAG
- a CDS encoding flavodoxin family protein: MPHSGRPTIAIAFHSGYGHTAVVAEAVARGAAGAGAEVVSISVDTITDEQWARLDAADAIIFGAATYMGTASAAFHAFAEASSRRWFSHVWVDKLAAGFTNSGAKSGDKSSTLGYFATLAAQHGMHWISLGLLPGWDSTTGSEDDINRLGFFMGAGAQSPTDAGPEAVHKSDIATAEHLGARVARQAAIFRAGRAALPA, from the coding sequence ATGCCCCATTCCGGCCGCCCCACAATCGCCATTGCCTTCCATTCGGGCTACGGCCACACTGCGGTCGTCGCCGAAGCCGTGGCGCGTGGCGCAGCGGGAGCCGGCGCCGAGGTGGTCTCGATTTCCGTCGACACCATCACCGACGAGCAGTGGGCGCGGCTGGACGCCGCCGACGCGATCATCTTCGGTGCCGCCACGTACATGGGTACCGCCTCCGCGGCCTTCCACGCGTTCGCCGAGGCCAGCAGCAGGCGCTGGTTCTCCCATGTCTGGGTGGACAAGCTCGCCGCGGGCTTCACCAACTCCGGTGCCAAGAGCGGCGACAAGTCGTCCACCCTGGGCTATTTCGCCACCTTGGCCGCCCAGCACGGCATGCACTGGATCAGCCTGGGTCTGCTGCCGGGCTGGGATTCCACCACGGGCAGCGAGGACGACATCAACCGGCTGGGCTTCTTCATGGGCGCCGGCGCCCAGAGCCCGACCGATGCCGGACCGGAAGCGGTCCACAAGTCGGACATCGCCACCGCGGAGCACCTGGGTGCGCGCGTCGCGCGCCAGGCCGCGATCTTCCGAGCCGGGCGGGCCGCCCTCCCCGCCTGA
- a CDS encoding nuclear transport factor 2 family protein has protein sequence MSDSPDLALIRRVYASRMAPEVTKEVMAPDFVWDITPGFPNSGVYHGWDSVAKDFFGTPMPNIASFGAGPEEFYADDEGHVFVFGHYHAETKTGDKADVRFIHLWTVRDGQAVSMRQAADSHILQEALKG, from the coding sequence ATGTCCGACTCCCCCGACCTCGCCCTCATCCGCCGGGTCTACGCATCCCGAATGGCGCCCGAGGTCACCAAGGAGGTCATGGCCCCGGACTTCGTCTGGGACATCACCCCGGGCTTTCCGAACAGCGGCGTCTACCACGGCTGGGACAGCGTGGCGAAGGACTTCTTCGGCACGCCGATGCCGAACATCGCGTCCTTCGGCGCGGGGCCCGAGGAGTTCTACGCGGACGACGAAGGCCACGTCTTCGTGTTCGGGCACTACCACGCCGAGACCAAGACCGGGGACAAGGCCGACGTCCGGTTCATCCACCTGTGGACCGTCCGTGACGGCCAGGCCGTCAGCATGCGGCAGGCCGCCGACAGCCACATCCTCCAGGAAGCCCTCAAGGGCTGA
- a CDS encoding type 1 glutamine amidotransferase domain-containing protein — MAKILFVITASDHWTLADGTRQPTGFWAEEAIGPYQVFKEAGFAIAAATPGGVPPTADALSLTAEFNGGEEGAQRMRTALREATELARPMRIEDVDINDYVAVFYPGGWGPMEDLPDNAESGRLLTEWLASGKPVSLVCHGPAALLATIGPDGTSPFAGYRLTGLSNAEEKLNGLADRAKWLLQDRLVNELGADYRETEPFAPHVETDRTLYTGQNPGSAVPLAQELVKALG, encoded by the coding sequence ATGGCGAAGATCCTCTTCGTGATCACCGCGTCCGACCACTGGACGCTGGCAGACGGAACCCGGCAGCCGACCGGCTTCTGGGCCGAGGAAGCCATCGGCCCGTACCAGGTCTTCAAGGAGGCCGGATTCGCGATCGCGGCGGCGACACCCGGCGGTGTACCGCCCACAGCGGACGCGCTCAGCCTCACCGCGGAGTTCAACGGCGGCGAGGAAGGCGCGCAGCGCATGCGCACCGCCCTGCGCGAGGCAACCGAGCTGGCGCGCCCGATGCGCATCGAGGACGTGGACATCAACGATTACGTGGCTGTCTTCTACCCCGGCGGCTGGGGCCCGATGGAAGACCTGCCCGACAACGCCGAGTCCGGCAGGCTGCTCACCGAGTGGCTCGCTTCGGGCAAGCCGGTGTCGCTGGTGTGCCACGGCCCCGCGGCGCTGCTTGCCACCATCGGTCCCGACGGGACGTCCCCGTTCGCCGGCTACCGTCTGACCGGCCTCTCCAACGCCGAGGAGAAGCTGAACGGCCTCGCGGACCGCGCGAAGTGGCTGCTGCAGGACCGTCTCGTCAACGAACTCGGCGCGGACTACCGCGAGACCGAGCCGTTCGCCCCACACGTCGAGACCGACCGCACCCTGTACACCGGCCAGAACCCGGGCTCGGCGGTCCCGCTTGCCCAGGAGCTCGTCAAGGCACTGGGCTGA